One genomic window of Cydia fagiglandana chromosome 20, ilCydFagi1.1, whole genome shotgun sequence includes the following:
- the LOC134674818 gene encoding uncharacterized protein LOC134674818 — protein sequence MGNFVTGLCSVCLRFGIMERWVGKTAVVTGASAGIGAAVCVALADAGMKVVGLARRAPLVEVGDVLRIMERWVGKTAVMKGASAGIGAAAVCGAVADAGMKVVGLARRAPLVEVGDVLRLMERWAGKTAVVTGASAGIGAAVCGALADAGMRVVGLARRALLVDVGDVLRIMERWAGKTAVLTLG from the exons ATGGGAAATTTTGTAACTGGACTGTGCTCAGTTTGTTTACGATTTgg GATAATGGAGCGCTGGGTCGGCAAGACAGCCGTGGTGACAGGCGCTAGTGCGGGGATCGGGGCGGCGGTGTGCGTCGCACTAGCTGACGCTGGGATGAAGGTCGTCGGGCTCGCGAGGAGAGCGCCGTTAGTTGAGGTTGGTGATGTTCTCAGGATAATGGAGCGCTGGGTCGGCAAGACCGCGGTGATGAAAGGCGCTAGTGCGGGGATCGGGGCGGCGGCGGTGTGCGGCGCTGTAGCTGACGCTGGGATGAAGGTCGTCGGGCTCGCGAGGAGAGCGCCGTTAGTTGAGGTTGGTGATGTTCTCAGGTTAATGGAGCGCTGGGCCGGCAAGACCGCGGTGGTGACAGGCGCTAGTGCGGGGATCGGAGCGGCGGTGTGCGGCGCGCTAGCTGACGCTGGGATGAGGGTCGTCGGACTCGCGAGGAGAGCGCTGTTAGTTGACGTTGGTGATGTTCTCAGGATAATGGAGCGCTGGGCCGGCAAGACCGCGGTG CTGACGCTGGGATGA
- the LOC134674633 gene encoding farnesol dehydrogenase-like isoform X3, whose amino-acid sequence MERWAGKTAVVTGASVGIGAAVCGALADAGMRVVGLARRAPLVEKLQSRVTGKGSIVGRQCDVSQQSEVAAVFQWMDDTLGGVDVLVNNAGVFFPGGMTDLSPKPTPEENLLKCIDVNVKGVVMCTRRAISSMRRRGVAGHIVNINSIAGHYIPFDSMFNVYPGSKHAVTGITASLDNELCDFGSKIKTTSISPGLVATDMVIAELDGAPLTAPALRPEDVAEAVRYVVSTPPSVNINELTITPVGGKRL is encoded by the exons ATGGAGCGCTGGGCCGGCAAGACCGCGGTGGTGACAGGCGCAAGTGTGGGGATCGGGGCGGCGGTGTGCGGCGCGCTAGCTGACGCTGGGATGAGGGTCGTCGGGCTCGCGAGGAGGGCGCCGTTAGTTGAG AAACTGCAGTCGCGAGTCACGGGCAAGGGGAGTATAGTGGGCAGACAGTGCGACGTGTCGCAGCAGAGCGAGGTTGCGGCTGTGTTCCAGTGGATGGACGACACGCTCGGCGGGGTGGATGTGCTCGTTAATAATGCTGGCGTCTTCTTTCCTGGGGGTATGACTG ACTTAAGTCCGAAGCCAACGCCAGAAGAAAATCTGTTGAAATGCATTGACGTCAATGTGAAAGGTGTGGTGATGTGCACGCGCCGCGCTATCTCCTCCATGCGCCGACGCGGCGTCGCCGGACATATTGTCAACATTAACAG TATTGCGGGCCACTACATTCCCTTCGATTCGATGTTCAACGTGTACCCGGGGAGCAAGCACGCAGTCACCGGCATCACCGCGTCTCTTGACAACGAGCTCTGTGACTTCGGCAGTAAGATCAAGACAACG AGTATATCCCCGGGGCTGGTAGCCACGGACATGGTGATCGCCGAATTGGACGGCGCCCCGCTGACAGCGCCGGCGCTGCGCCCCGAAGACGTCGCCGAGGCCGTGCGCTATGTTGTATCCACCCCGCCCTCCGTCAAC ATTAACGAGTTAACCATCACGCCTGTGGGAGGAAAACGGCTTTGA
- the LOC134674375 gene encoding large ribosomal subunit protein uL1: MSSKVSRDTLYECVNAVLQASKDKKRRFLETVEIQIGLKNYDPQKDKRFSGTVKLKYIPRPKMQVCILGDQQHCDEAKNLDVPCMDAEALKKLNKNKKLVKKLAKKYDAFLASESLIKQIPRLLGPGLNKAGKFPGLLSHQESMTQKIDEVKATIKFQMKKVLCLSVAVGHVDMTPDELAQNVHLSINFLVSLLKKHWQNVRSLHMKSTMGPPQRLY, from the exons ATGTC gtCGAAAGTATCCCGTGATACGCTCTATGAGTGCGTCAACGCCGTGCTTCAGGCGTCAAAGGACAAGAAGCGCCGCTTCCTGGAGACAGTTGAAATCCAGATCGGTCTGAAGAACTATGACCCCCAGAAGGACAAGCGTTTCTCTGGCACCGTCAA ACTGAAGTACATCCCCCGCCCCAAGATGCAGGTGTGCATTCTGGGAGATCAGCAGCACTGCGACGAGGCAAAGAACTTGGATGTGCCGTGCATGGATGCCGAAGCTTTGAAGAAGCTCAACAAGAACAAGAAGCTTGTCAAGAAACTAGCTAAGAA ATACGATGCTTTCCTGGCATCTGAATCCCTGATCAAACAGATCCCGCGTCTGCTGGGCCCCGGTCTCAACAAGGCGGGCAAGTTCCCTGGTCTGCTCTCCCACCAGGAGTCCATGACGCAGAAGATCGATGAGGTCAAGGCCACCATCAAGTTCCAGATGAAGAag GTCctgtgtctgtctgtggcagTTGGACACGTGGACATGACCCCGGACGAGCTGGCACAGAACGTGCATCTCTCCATCAACTTCCTCGTGTCGCTGCTCAAGAAGCACTGGCAGAACGTGCGCTCGCTGCACATGAAATCCACCATGGGCCCGCCCCAGAGATTGTACTAA
- the LOC134674633 gene encoding farnesol dehydrogenase-like isoform X1, with translation MERWAGKTAVVTGASAGIGAAVCGTVTDAGMKVVGLARRAPLVEKLQSRVTGKGSIVGRQCDVSQQSEVAAVFQWMDDTLGGVDVLVNNAGVFFPGGMTDLSPKPTPEENLLKCIDVNVKGVVMCTRRAISSMRRRGVAGHIVNINSIAGHYIPFDSMFNVYPGSKHAVTGITASLDNELCDFGSKIKTTSISPGLVATDMVIAELDGAPLTAPALRPEDVAEAVRYVVSTPPSVNINELTITPVGGKRL, from the exons ATGGAGCGCTGGGCCGGCAAGACCGCGGTGGTGACAGGCGCTAGTGCGGGGATCGGGGCGGCTGTGTGCGGCACTGTAACTGACGCTGGGATGAAGGTCGTCGGGCTCGCGAGGAGAGCGCCGTTAGTTGAG AAACTGCAGTCGCGAGTCACGGGCAAGGGGAGTATAGTGGGCAGACAGTGCGACGTGTCGCAGCAGAGCGAGGTTGCGGCTGTGTTCCAGTGGATGGACGACACGCTCGGCGGGGTGGATGTGCTCGTTAATAATGCTGGCGTCTTCTTTCCTGGGGGTATGACTG ACTTAAGTCCGAAGCCAACGCCAGAAGAAAATCTGTTGAAATGCATTGACGTCAATGTGAAAGGTGTGGTGATGTGCACGCGCCGCGCTATCTCCTCCATGCGCCGACGCGGCGTCGCCGGACATATTGTCAACATTAACAG TATTGCGGGCCACTACATTCCCTTCGATTCGATGTTCAACGTGTACCCGGGGAGCAAGCACGCAGTCACCGGCATCACCGCGTCTCTTGACAACGAGCTCTGTGACTTCGGCAGTAAGATCAAGACAACG AGTATATCCCCGGGGCTGGTAGCCACGGACATGGTGATCGCCGAATTGGACGGCGCCCCGCTGACAGCGCCGGCGCTGCGCCCCGAAGACGTCGCCGAGGCCGTGCGCTATGTTGTATCCACCCCGCCCTCCGTCAAC ATTAACGAGTTAACCATCACGCCTGTGGGAGGAAAACGGCTTTGA
- the LOC134674633 gene encoding farnesol dehydrogenase-like isoform X2: protein MERWAGKTAVVTGASAGIGAAVCVALADAGMKVVGLARRAPLVEKLQSRVTGKGSIVGRQCDVSQQSEVAAVFQWMDDTLGGVDVLVNNAGVFFPGGMTDLSPKPTPEENLLKCIDVNVKGVVMCTRRAISSMRRRGVAGHIVNINSIAGHYIPFDSMFNVYPGSKHAVTGITASLDNELCDFGSKIKTTSISPGLVATDMVIAELDGAPLTAPALRPEDVAEAVRYVVSTPPSVNINELTITPVGGKRL, encoded by the exons ATGGAGCGCTGGGCCGGCAAGACCGCGGTGGTGACAGGCGCTAGTGCGGGGATCGGGGCGGCGGTGTGCGTCGCGCTAGCTGACGCCGGGATGAAGGTCGTCGGGCTCGCGAGGAGAGCGCCGTTAGTTGAG AAACTGCAGTCGCGAGTCACGGGCAAGGGGAGTATAGTGGGCAGACAGTGCGACGTGTCGCAGCAGAGCGAGGTTGCGGCTGTGTTCCAGTGGATGGACGACACGCTCGGCGGGGTGGATGTGCTCGTTAATAATGCTGGCGTCTTCTTTCCTGGGGGTATGACTG ACTTAAGTCCGAAGCCAACGCCAGAAGAAAATCTGTTGAAATGCATTGACGTCAATGTGAAAGGTGTGGTGATGTGCACGCGCCGCGCTATCTCCTCCATGCGCCGACGCGGCGTCGCCGGACATATTGTCAACATTAACAG TATTGCGGGCCACTACATTCCCTTCGATTCGATGTTCAACGTGTACCCGGGGAGCAAGCACGCAGTCACCGGCATCACCGCGTCTCTTGACAACGAGCTCTGTGACTTCGGCAGTAAGATCAAGACAACG AGTATATCCCCGGGGCTGGTAGCCACGGACATGGTGATCGCCGAATTGGACGGCGCCCCGCTGACAGCGCCGGCGCTGCGCCCCGAAGACGTCGCCGAGGCCGTGCGCTATGTTGTATCCACCCCGCCCTCCGTCAAC ATTAACGAGTTAACCATCACGCCTGTGGGAGGAAAACGGCTTTGA